The sequence below is a genomic window from Leptospira ryugenii.
CCCCGTTGCGATTTCTAAAATGAAATAACTATACTTGGGTCTAAGCCAAAATTTTGTTTGAACGGTGAGAAGAGCTATAAATACACCATAGCCTAGTGTGACAAAACCAGATGGGTCTTTAAATACTAAGATAATTGGCAGTCCCGTTGCAAAGGCTGTGACCGAAGCCATAAGTAAAATCACCACCGTCAATCTTGACTGAAAAAGTTCTGTTCCAGACTGGCTTGATCCTTTCGGCAAAAAAGAATCAATCGTGGAGATCAGCATAGGGACTTGCATCGGCCTACCACGATAGCACAGATTTTGTGGAATTGCCAAAACAATCCCAAGAAATCCAAAAAAATCAAATTTATAATAATTCTAAGTCAAGGAGAATGCTCACCGATTCCTAGGATCAGTGAACAAATGTTTCGAGAAAATTGGACAGGGCCTTTCTTACCTTGGGCCCGTTTGTTTGGCCCATTCTTCTTTATTTTGCAAAAAAATGAGCCAAGAGCTCATACACCTCAGGGTTCACGATCATCCCTACATGGGTGGAATCCACTTCTTTGTGTTGCATATATGGGGAGCGTGTGTCGATGCAAGTTTGCCAACTTACAATATTATCAAACTTTGAATAGATGGAGAGGCTTGGAATTTCGAGAGGGATTTGGTAACGTGCTTCGATTTCCAATTCGAGAGCATCTAGTTGGATGCCTTGTTTGTCTGCATAAAAGTTTGCCAAAGAAGTATACTTTGCTCCACCAAATAATGGTGAGGCGATTGTCGCAATTTTACTCACATAGTGAGGAAGGTCTCTGGCAGCTTCTCTAGCTAAATATCCACCTAAACTCCAGCCAACAAGATTGATTTTGGTTTGGTACTTCTCGTAAAATTCAGTGATGCGTCCTTTAAGTGCCTCTAAGAGTAAAGGAACATTTCCATGGTTCAAGCCAAGCTCCCAGCCTTCTGCCTGGTAGCCAAGAAATTGTAAGTACTGCCGAAGGGGAAACATGATCTGGTCATTTGTGCCATAGCCAGGCACAACGAGAGTTGGTTCGCCTTTGCCCTTCGGATGTTTGGCAAAGCTCGGCGCAGACCAGAGTAATTTGCACACATCCCAGAAACCAGCAAGCTCCAGTGCAATCTGGTATCCCTTGGGGATTTGGATTCGGGAACGTTCTTCAAGCTTCATATGGATTAGACTCTGTTGGAAAACAAAAACTCTTTTCTCATTCCCAATAATGTTCCATGAGACTTGCAACCCATTCGGGATTTCGTATTTCCCCCTGGGGTAGTAACTGAGGAAACACAGGTTTGATATCCAGTATGGGCGTTCCATCGATGGCATCTAAACCTTTAACATAAATGTAGCGGTTCTCAATTTTTAGAATCTCGCAGATACTGAGACCAAGTCGGTTGGGTCTGTCTTTTTTTCTTTGGGCAAAGATCCCTACAGAAGGGTAGTTGGGATTGCCACGTGGATGCCCAGAGAGTACAATCTGTTCATCTTTTGCTTTGTGGAATACAAAGACAATTTCTATGTGGGAAAAGGACTCAAGTCCACGTAGGCATTCTTCTGCATTTTCACCTAATACCTCTATTGTGGAATGAATGGAAGACCAATGGTCATCAATGGGCTCTGTGCGAACATTTTTTACTATGGCAAGGGATTTTAAGCTAAACTCCATATCGATTCATTCCTTTTCTTTTGGGCTCAAGCGGTAAATCTGTATGTTTTCTGTGATTCCTTTGAGTTGTGTGATTTCTGATTTTACAGGATAACCTCGTAGTATAGTCGATACTCTGGGAGCAGCATAGATCTCATTTGTGAAACAGATCTCCTCTCCTTCGGCCAATCCCTGGACTCTTGCGGCAATGTTCACTACTTGGCCAAAATAATCCAATCGATCATTTAAGGTAACGGCAATAGAAGCACCAGTATGAATGCCGATTTTTAAAATGATCTCTCTTTCGAGTTGGCGCTTGTTAAATGTTTCAATTTCTTCTAACATTTCTATGGCTGCCCTCATTGCATTTTCTGCAGAAAGAAAGGTTGCCATTATGGCGTCGCCAATGGTTTTTACAAGACTACCCTGGTTTTTGATGATGACTCGAGACATCTCATCAAAATGTTGTTGGACCAAAGAAAATGCCTTTAAGTCCCCAATTCTCTCGTAGAGATTTGTAGATCCCTTTAAATCGGTAAATAAAAACGTTTGGTCTTTTATGGATAAACCCCTTGGACCAACGATGTCTTCACCTTGGAATAAAGTACGAAATGTCCTATGGTTGAGGAGTTCTTTTGCGGAGAGATGGGGATCAAATTCTAATAAAAAAGTTGAGGTTAAAAAATCCGAATCCAATTGATAAATGGAAAGTGGAACTTTTTCCGATGAATTATTTTTGATATTTAGTTTTAGAATTCCTGAACGGCACTGCTTGGTGTCGGAATGCAAAGTTTGGTTTTCATAGGTGATTTGGACTTCATCTGTTTTGGAACTTCTTTCTGCAAGGACTTCGAGCAAAAAATCTGTATCATGTAAAAAATCATTCCCTTCTAAATAACCTTCCCGAACATTTATTTCCACTTCTCTCACTTCCTTTGGTGATAGAAATCGTAAAAACCTTTCTCTCTTCTTAAAAAAATGACGAAAGGTCATGCTCGAACCTGGGACTCTTCCCTCTCTGGAAAAATGATATTTGTATTGATAGTCCTCTATTGGTAGAGATTCGGGATGGTGAAAAACGATATCTCGGATATCAGGATGGATGGTGAAAACAATATGAATCGAATCATCTAAACTCGTATGGTAGTCTCTTCGGCAAAAGTCACAATGGTATTGGTTATGGACATGGATAAGATTCTGGAAATGTTTTACTGGGTCTCCGCAGCGTGGACAGACTAGCAGCCATTCCATGACGAATAGACCGTGTTTGCTGGCATGTAAAAATACATCAAGAACCTCATGATACGGAAAACCCGAGTCATTTGCGTATATATATGGGTTTACTCGAAACAGAGAATAGTCATCTTCGCTTGATAAAAACTCCCGAAAATGAGTGATTAAAGCCGAAGAACCAAAGGATTCGGATCTAATTGTTTGGAAAAAGGATTCGATTTTAGATTCTCGGTTCATCTTTTGCTCCACTAATGTTCTAGCGAAAACTTTTGTTTTTCAAGCGATTCTTCGGTTTTTTTTTAGTCTCCCTCTGAAGTCGTGTCATACGATTTGCCTAGACCACCAAAATGTGTGGCGGATTGCTCAATCGGATTCTTTTTTTAAAGACTGTTTTCGGAATTGGGAAGGTGGCAGTCCAACTTGGTTTTTAAATGCATCATTGAAGACGGATTTGGAAGTAAAACCACAGTCTAGTGCGATGTCTAGGATGGATTTGTCTTTCTCTTTGATTAACTTTTCCTTCGCATCTTCTATTCGGTATTGTTTGATTAGATCAGCAAAACTAATGCCCATGATCTGGTTAATCAATTCGGAAGTTTGGTGTGCATTTAATTTTAGTAGGGCAGAAAGATCTGATAATCTTAGCTCTTCATCTAAGTGAATCTTTTCGGATTGGAATAGATTTTTGAGCTCTTCGATTTTTTTCTCCGTATTAATTCCGATTAGGTGTGATTTCTTGGTTTGAGTTTCCTGTTGGTTTGAACTGGTGATATCAGTCTTTAAGCGAGTGATCAATCTTGCTGAAACGGTTTCGGTTTGCTCTATTTCCTGGAGTTTAACTTGGATCGCTTGTGAAATGAAATAGGCATTGGCAGGCAAAAATATGGATAAGAAGAATAGGTAAATTTTACCATCATGAGAATCAAATGATTCATAGGAGAATAAATTCAAAATCTCGAATAGCAACAAACAGAGGATACTTAAAATAAACCAGGGGGTTTGTTTGAGAGAGTCCTCCAATTTTACAAAGGCAATGATCAGAGCAAGGATGGTGATACTCACATAGAGAAAAGTATAGGAGATTGCGATGTATTGGCGAGGGATGGGAAAAAAACTAGAGACCATCAATATTACCGCGGCGATTTGGCAAAAAATCATAAATCGATTTGATTTAGGAAAGTCGAGAGAAAGGTCCATATACGTCCGAATCCAATTTGTCCCAGTCAGAATCAAATAACCCACACTAAGTTTTTTAAATAAAGAAAGGGGAATCACTGAGTTTGGAAATAGATAGAGATTCCCAAGCCCGGATCCAAACAAAAAAATAAAGAGAATGCCGAGATGGAATAGAACATTGCTTAGGATCCAAGGCTTAGGGTCTTTTAAATAAAAAAACAGAATGCGGATAAAAAATGCAGTGATGATGCAGAGAAAGGAAAAGATGAGGCCAGTGAAGTAGGAGATGGTTTGTAAAAGTTCCTGTAAACTTAGAATTTGTATTTCCGTTTCTATATAATTCCTAGACCTGATTTCAATCTGTACCTTTGTCTCTTTTTGTTTCAATGAGATGGGAAAGACAGGAAAGATTTGTGGAAGTGGCCAAAGGCCTAAAGGAAGGGAGTATCCAGCAGACTGACAAGGTTCGGACTCAGCACAAACTTGCACCCAATCCAAATGGCTCCAGAGAAAGACCAAGTACTTGCTTTGGCTTTCGGATATCACCTCTGGCAAAGCCAAAACAAAATGAACTGGTTCTTCTCGGAAACCCGCCTGTAGTACGGCACCTCGGTCAACTTTTTGTGGCTCAGGGCTTGGCTGTAAGAGAAGAGGGCCTCTATCCACAGATTTTTCTGGAATGGATTCTGCAAGGAGAGTCCTGTTTAGGCTAAGGAGAATCAGTATGCTGACAAGGCTTGTGGAGAAGAATTTTTTCAAAATTGAATCCTTTGTGAGACCCATCTTATAAGTTCGGACGAACGGTTTTCCAATTCTGCTATGATAAGAGCATGGAGGAAATCATGAAAGCACTCAATCAGAAAGGGGACCAGAAAATGTCTGTTTTGTCTATCCTTTTGGGTTTTGTTTGGGAAAGAAGCCAAATCAAAACGCCAAGCAAAGTAAGCCCATTGTTACCAGGAGCCGTATTATGGAACTAACTACTTCTCTTTTGTCAAATCTACAAACGCCTATGTTTTTGGCCTTCTTCCTAGGAATTTTAGCCACAGTGATTAAAAGTGATCTAAAGTTCCCTGACGGTATGTATACTGGTTTAACCATCTATCTACTGTTAGCTATCGGAATGAAAGGAGGTGTGAAACTGAGCCAAACACCTTTGGAAACATTTTACAAGCCAGCCTTTGCAGCCATGTATCTTTGTATTTCTATCCCTGTGATTGCATATTTTCTACTCACAAAATTGGGAAAGTATGATATGAAAAATGCGGCAGCACTCGCGGCTCATTATGGCTCAGTTTCAGCTGTTACGTTCAGTGAAGCATTGGCTTTTTTAGATACCCTTCAGATCACCTATGAAGGGTTTATGCCTAGTTTACTTGCGATCATGGAAGTACCTGCCATCCTTGTGGCTCTGATGCTTGTGAAATCAAAAATGAAAGGCGAAGATGGCTCATGGAAAAAAGTATTACATGAGTTATTCGCTGGAAAAGGAACTGTTCTTTTGATAGGAGGCCTCCTCATCGGTATCATTTCGGGAAAAAAAGGACACGAACAATTCGCACCACTCTTTGATGTTCCGTTCCGAGGAGTTTTGATTCTGTTTTTACTAGAAGTTGGTCTTGTCACGGGACGAAGATTAGGTGACCTAAGAACTGCGGGCTTTTTTCTGATCGCATTCGGTATTTTATTCCCAATCTTCAATGCCTTTGTCGGGATTCTTTTGGGAAAACTGGCTGGCTTGAGTATGGGCGGGGCAATGGTATTGGGAACTTTGAGTGGGAGTGCCTCTTACATTGCGGCTCCCTCGGCCATTCGAATCGCCATACCGGAAGCAAGCCCAGCCTATTATCTGACGGCATCTCTTGCGATCACCTTTCCCTTCCATCTATCCTTGGGGATACCATTGTACCTTGGATTTGCAAAATACATTTTTGGGTAAACACATGAAACTAGAACAAGCAAAATTAGTAACTATCATCGCTGATGAGGCCATTGAGCAAAAGATCATCGAGGACCTTCGTTCCGTCGCCGTGAAAGGATTTACAATCACAGAGGCGAGAGGAGAAGGGTTAAATACGACCCATAATTCGTCTTGGGAAGGGAAAAATATCCGGATCGAAACTTTAGTTTCGGAAAATAAGGCGAATCGAATCATAGAACTTATGGCAGATAAGTATCTGGAAAAGTTTGCAATGATTCTGTTCTGCTCGGATGTACAAATCTACAGAAAAGAAAGGTTTAATTGATGGAAAACGCGCTCAAAAACCAAACAATCCTCATAACGGGGATTACGGACCAAAACTCCTTGGCTCTCCGCATTGCCGAGGAGTGTAAACGACAAGGAGCTACACTCATCTGTACGGGTCTTGGGAAAAGTAAATTTCATAGTGCTCTCTCAGAGAATGCGCAGAACTACCTAGAAAGGACGTTTAATGATTTTACGAACACAGTAAAATCCGTCCTAGGAGCAGACACAAAAACCTATGTGATGGATGTAAGTATCCAAGACTCAATCAATGAATTCGCAAGTACATTGGCGAGTGAGGGCATTGAATTGAATGGATTTCTCCATTCCATCGCGATGGATAAAACAATCCGCGCCGGAAAAGTGAAGCCCATTATGGAAGTGACAAGAGAAGAGTTCATGGATGCTATGAATATTTCCGCATATTCTATGTTAGCTGTTATACAAAGTCTGTATGCGGCAAAAAGACTCGCAAAACAAGCTTCTTTAGTTGCCTTGAGTTACCTGGGAGCAGAAAAAATTGTTTCGCACCCGTATAAGAACATCGGTATTGCAAAAGCAGCATTAGAGCGACTCATCAAAGAACTAGCGATAGAACTTGGAAAATCGGATGGTATCCAAGTGAATGGAGTGCGATTTTCGCCGTATACTGCAAGTAAAGCGGGAGGTGCTATCCAAGGTTTGGAAGAGGCCGTGAAACAATGCGAAGAGTTGGCACCGCTAGGAAATGCGAATGCATCGGATCTGGCTTATGAAGTTGTCTATCTATTTAGAAAGAACAATCGCATTACAGGCGAGATCCGTCATGTTGATGGAGGTTACCACATCAGAGGTTAGCTCCCGTAACAATACAAAAATGTATATATTACGGAATGCTTCTCCCATTCCAACTTGAATGTTTGGAATGGGAGTTGGTTTTCCAAAATAGGGAATGAAAGTGTTTTAAACCATGCCTGCTGTGGAGAAGTCGTCGGATCTCTCGTTCACTTACGGAAGCAATCCCATTTGCCAATACTTCTTCTGCTAATTTTTCTAAAGATTGTTTGGTTCGATCAGTTTCTTTTGGTCGATCACGCATCATGAAGAGATGATTTCCAAATACCAAAGGATCCATTAAAATTTGTTGGATCGCTTCCGATTCTGTCATTCCTCTGCTTTCTGTCTGATCTCTTGTCTCTCTCGATGTAAAGGAAGACAATGAAGTAAGTCTAGCTACAAGAGGAGATAGTATCCAAGAAAACCAAATCGGTGATGTCCAATAGAATAGTTGGGTTTCTAATCTATACAAAAAAATAGCAGAAAGACAGCCCATCAACAAAGGAAAACCAAAGGAAGTAAAGCTGAGTTTCCAAGAGAGACCATTTGATATATTTCGATTTTGGTTCTTCCAAATTACTTTTTTTCCAATCAATGTATAGAGTACAAATTGTACATGTCGTAACATATTTGTCGGAGCCATTAAAAATGAAATGATGGTTTCCGATAGAAAAAAGAATAGCAATTGGCCTCTTTCTTTTGCTTTGGTGTTTCGTCTTAAAAATTCTGTGCCAAAAGCTAAAAATTTAGGGAAAAATAGTAAGGATAGAGTGATGATCTGGAGTTGCATTGCCTTTCCTAAGTATACTTGCCGGAAAATGATATCAAAACTTTCCGAACTGAATGCCAAACGAAAGAAGCGTAAATCTGATAAATATAAATAGGCAGAAAGTCCAATAAAGATTAACCAAAATGCACTCGAAAGATATGAAAAAATTCCCAAGAGTATGGAAATCTTCGATTGAAAATTCAATTCGTTTGCGCCCAAAAACCAAAAGTGTTGTATATTCCCTTGGCACCATCTTTGGTCTCTTTGTAAGGATTCAATCCAACTAGGCGGATACTCTTCAAAACTACCCAAATCGTCTAAAGAGAATCTAACCGTATAACCAGATCTTCTCATCAGAGCGGCCTCAATCGTATCATGGCTCAGGATTTTTCCACCAATAGCACCTAATTTGGGTAATTTGGGTAAGGCACAATGTTCAATAAATGGTTCCAAACGAATGATCGCATTGTGTCCCCAAAAGGAAGCAGAGTACAATTGCCAATAGTTAGCACCAGTCAAATAGTACTTACTGTACAAGGATTGTGATTTTTGAAATATTTTTTGGAAGAAGGTTTCTGTCCTGTGGATGATGGGATTTGTTTGGAGAATGCCAATGGAAGTTTCTGTTTCCATTTTTTTGGCAAGAAGTGACATTCCTTTTCCAGTCATATAACTGTCAGCATCTAGTACTATCATATACCGATAATTTTTTCCAAACCTTCTACAAAAATCAGAAATGTTTCCACTTTTGCCATTGGTGTTGATCTTTCTTCTGCGGTAATAGATCCTTCCTGAACCATTGGTCTCTTTCAAAAGATCGATGTAGCTTTTTTCTTCTTTGATCCAAACTGATATTTTATTTGTATCACTCAGGATAAAAAAATCAAATCCTTGTGTGCCGTGCTCCTTTGTTATCTCAAGATACATCTTTGAGATTCGTTCATATACAGCTGAGGTGTCTTCATTGTAGATGGGAATAACAACTGCGACGGGTGTTTTCTCTAAGTTGACAGCATCTAATTCCTTAGGATCAATCTTACAAGCAAGTGGATCTCCTCCTCTCCATTCTAATATAAATCCAAAGAGTGCAATGCAAAATCCATAGGACAAATGCAGAAAGAGAATCGAAAAAAAGAATAATAAAAAAAGATCTAAGGTATCAATCGTACGAAAGGAGAGATATTCATAATAAAGATAGGTTCCATAGGCAGATAGAAGGTTTACAAACCCCCAGAAGAGAAAAATTCTAAATGTATAAGGATTGAGTGAAAATAGATTCATGGCCGAAGCAGTAAAAATCCGATTAAAATATAGGTTACACA
It includes:
- a CDS encoding sodium-dependent bicarbonate transport family permease; this translates as MELTTSLLSNLQTPMFLAFFLGILATVIKSDLKFPDGMYTGLTIYLLLAIGMKGGVKLSQTPLETFYKPAFAAMYLCISIPVIAYFLLTKLGKYDMKNAAALAAHYGSVSAVTFSEALAFLDTLQITYEGFMPSLLAIMEVPAILVALMLVKSKMKGEDGSWKKVLHELFAGKGTVLLIGGLLIGIISGKKGHEQFAPLFDVPFRGVLILFLLEVGLVTGRRLGDLRTAGFFLIAFGILFPIFNAFVGILLGKLAGLSMGGAMVLGTLSGSASYIAAPSAIRIAIPEASPAYYLTASLAITFPFHLSLGIPLYLGFAKYIFG
- the mdoH gene encoding glucans biosynthesis glucosyltransferase MdoH, producing MNLFSLNPYTFRIFLFWGFVNLLSAYGTYLYYEYLSFRTIDTLDLFLLFFFSILFLHLSYGFCIALFGFILEWRGGDPLACKIDPKELDAVNLEKTPVAVVIPIYNEDTSAVYERISKMYLEITKEHGTQGFDFFILSDTNKISVWIKEEKSYIDLLKETNGSGRIYYRRRKINTNGKSGNISDFCRRFGKNYRYMIVLDADSYMTGKGMSLLAKKMETETSIGILQTNPIIHRTETFFQKIFQKSQSLYSKYYLTGANYWQLYSASFWGHNAIIRLEPFIEHCALPKLPKLGAIGGKILSHDTIEAALMRRSGYTVRFSLDDLGSFEEYPPSWIESLQRDQRWCQGNIQHFWFLGANELNFQSKISILLGIFSYLSSAFWLIFIGLSAYLYLSDLRFFRLAFSSESFDIIFRQVYLGKAMQLQIITLSLLFFPKFLAFGTEFLRRNTKAKERGQLLFFFLSETIISFLMAPTNMLRHVQFVLYTLIGKKVIWKNQNRNISNGLSWKLSFTSFGFPLLMGCLSAIFLYRLETQLFYWTSPIWFSWILSPLVARLTSLSSFTSRETRDQTESRGMTESEAIQQILMDPLVFGNHLFMMRDRPKETDRTKQSLEKLAEEVLANGIASVSEREIRRLLHSRHGLKHFHSLFWKTNSHSKHSSWNGRSIP
- a CDS encoding P-II family nitrogen regulator is translated as MKLEQAKLVTIIADEAIEQKIIEDLRSVAVKGFTITEARGEGLNTTHNSSWEGKNIRIETLVSENKANRIIELMADKYLEKFAMILFCSDVQIYRKERFN
- a CDS encoding helix-turn-helix domain-containing protein, with the protein product MKKFFSTSLVSILILLSLNRTLLAESIPEKSVDRGPLLLQPSPEPQKVDRGAVLQAGFREEPVHFVLALPEVISESQSKYLVFLWSHLDWVQVCAESEPCQSAGYSLPLGLWPLPQIFPVFPISLKQKETKVQIEIRSRNYIETEIQILSLQELLQTISYFTGLIFSFLCIITAFFIRILFFYLKDPKPWILSNVLFHLGILFIFLFGSGLGNLYLFPNSVIPLSLFKKLSVGYLILTGTNWIRTYMDLSLDFPKSNRFMIFCQIAAVILMVSSFFPIPRQYIAISYTFLYVSITILALIIAFVKLEDSLKQTPWFILSILCLLLFEILNLFSYESFDSHDGKIYLFFLSIFLPANAYFISQAIQVKLQEIEQTETVSARLITRLKTDITSSNQQETQTKKSHLIGINTEKKIEELKNLFQSEKIHLDEELRLSDLSALLKLNAHQTSELINQIMGISFADLIKQYRIEDAKEKLIKEKDKSILDIALDCGFTSKSVFNDAFKNQVGLPPSQFRKQSLKKESD
- a CDS encoding alpha/beta fold hydrolase, which encodes MKLEERSRIQIPKGYQIALELAGFWDVCKLLWSAPSFAKHPKGKGEPTLVVPGYGTNDQIMFPLRQYLQFLGYQAEGWELGLNHGNVPLLLEALKGRITEFYEKYQTKINLVGWSLGGYLAREAARDLPHYVSKIATIASPLFGGAKYTSLANFYADKQGIQLDALELEIEARYQIPLEIPSLSIYSKFDNIVSWQTCIDTRSPYMQHKEVDSTHVGMIVNPEVYELLAHFFAK
- a CDS encoding SDR family oxidoreductase translates to MENALKNQTILITGITDQNSLALRIAEECKRQGATLICTGLGKSKFHSALSENAQNYLERTFNDFTNTVKSVLGADTKTYVMDVSIQDSINEFASTLASEGIELNGFLHSIAMDKTIRAGKVKPIMEVTREEFMDAMNISAYSMLAVIQSLYAAKRLAKQASLVALSYLGAEKIVSHPYKNIGIAKAALERLIKELAIELGKSDGIQVNGVRFSPYTASKAGGAIQGLEEAVKQCEELAPLGNANASDLAYEVVYLFRKNNRITGEIRHVDGGYHIRG
- a CDS encoding adenylate/guanylate cyclase domain-containing protein translates to MNRESKIESFFQTIRSESFGSSALITHFREFLSSEDDYSLFRVNPYIYANDSGFPYHEVLDVFLHASKHGLFVMEWLLVCPRCGDPVKHFQNLIHVHNQYHCDFCRRDYHTSLDDSIHIVFTIHPDIRDIVFHHPESLPIEDYQYKYHFSREGRVPGSSMTFRHFFKKRERFLRFLSPKEVREVEINVREGYLEGNDFLHDTDFLLEVLAERSSKTDEVQITYENQTLHSDTKQCRSGILKLNIKNNSSEKVPLSIYQLDSDFLTSTFLLEFDPHLSAKELLNHRTFRTLFQGEDIVGPRGLSIKDQTFLFTDLKGSTNLYERIGDLKAFSLVQQHFDEMSRVIIKNQGSLVKTIGDAIMATFLSAENAMRAAIEMLEEIETFNKRQLEREIILKIGIHTGASIAVTLNDRLDYFGQVVNIAARVQGLAEGEEICFTNEIYAAPRVSTILRGYPVKSEITQLKGITENIQIYRLSPKEKE
- the tsaA gene encoding tRNA (N6-threonylcarbamoyladenosine(37)-N6)-methyltransferase TrmO, giving the protein MEFSLKSLAIVKNVRTEPIDDHWSSIHSTIEVLGENAEECLRGLESFSHIEIVFVFHKAKDEQIVLSGHPRGNPNYPSVGIFAQRKKDRPNRLGLSICEILKIENRYIYVKGLDAIDGTPILDIKPVFPQLLPQGEIRNPEWVASLMEHYWE